The Sebastes umbrosus isolate fSebUmb1 chromosome 10, fSebUmb1.pri, whole genome shotgun sequence nucleotide sequence GTTTAAAGCATGTCACTCAAATCATGAAGCTCTTCACCTGCAGTCTGCTTATTCTGGTTGAACAAAGGCTCAATCTCTAAACCAGAGCTACTCTGATATTCTCCCACCAACTTTTTTGATGCAGTATTAATTTACGATAAATTGTCGGGCTCTCAACCTTTTAAGTTCTGCTCAATTTACCAGCAGCGTCTCTTGTTCTCTTCTCATAAATCCAGAGTCTGTTCCAGGTCAGCCAAGGAACAGACCTGTGATTAACCTTCATTAGTGGCCTGTTGAGGGCACACGTTGGTGAGATCCAATCTTTGGCCCGTTCCCTGTTCTGCCTCAGTGGGTCCCCTCGGTATGAGGGCATGTTGAACTTTGAACCAGCAACTCAAAGTGCTGCTACAGTCGACTAACCACGAGGCTACTTTCACTAACTTGTATTTATCTTAtcatctgtcctcctctctattTTGCATTTTTCCATTCACATGTCTCCGTTGTATTTTTCCTCAGCCTGGTCCCATCATCGTATTAAAGATTCTTCTTTAATCACTGTTTTTACTTGTCAACATGGTGTCACATGGTGTTTAGTAATCCTGCCTCAGGCTGGAAGCATCACTCCAAGCCTCAGACAGCGGAGACTATGAAACACGTGTCACTATGACGGGCCGGTGATTGCTTTCTGAAGCCTTTGAGGTGGAGACAGTATTAAGTGGGCGACTAATTATTTGTGCCATCTGGGGTGTAACTTAGACATTCCTCTTGTACTGTATCATAGTTTAGTTCAATAGTAAtgcaaaaatatttgtaaactATCTTTTTATCTTATTGGATTATTTGAATTGTATTCCTTATCATTTCTACAGCAGTGTAGTGGATGTTTTTTAATGTCCGACAATGCCAGATGATGACAGCAGTCTGCTGTGAAGCCAGACCTTTCCAGGGGATGCCAGgaataatattttttgtttacacCGATTCTGTTTGTCCTCTCTAGACTGAACTGAGCGAACAAAGCCGATCGGAATATTTTTCCAGAGCGGGAGAAACCCAAGAGCCTTTAAACAGCCCCACGAAAACAAAGAAGACTGTGCTTCAAAAGATGTAAGTATGATCTAATGCAGAACTTTCCAACCCCACCGGTCAGAGAGGACACTCGAGTATCTGTTCATATCCTCTTGTTCTTTAACTTTTTCAGAGCCAAACAAGCGAGTGTCATGGGTGATGGACAGCAGATTGACCAGAGAGCCTGTCCCAAAAACCAAAGAAGGGAACTTGAAGCTGGAGAGTCCGAATCGAGCCCCGGACAGGAGGCCCTCCCAGAGGAGGACCACGAGGTGCCTTCCCACAGTGCCTTAAAGGAAGCCGTGGCTCAGATTGGGAATACTCGTAAGCAGGGCCTGACCCGGGAGCAGCAGACTGAGAGCAGTCCTCCAGACAGCATCAACCCAAACGGGGCCTCAGTAGTTTTCTGCCAACATGAAATCAGTCAGGAGACAAGAAAGAGCAAGAGGTGCACGCCAAGCGATGAAGGGGAAGACCCTCACCCGCAGAGGGCCAAGAGGACGTGCCTTGGAAGACCTCCAGCCACAACGCAAACTCACTCCAGCGAGTGCTGCACACAAACATCCAAGCATGACCTTCTTCCTCTGCCGCCCCTTCCTCCAGTCGAAGCCAAGGCAGAGTCCAAGGCTTTCCCAGTCTCCGAGCGCAAGAAAACCACACTGGAAGTAGAGCTGCTTACTCCAGGGAAACGGGCCCAGAGGCTCCCCCTCACAAGCAATAACACGGCACAGACAAACCAAAACAGGCTGGCCGCAAGTCTGAGGGGCCTATCTGTCAAGCCTGCATCCTCAGGCTCCTCTATTAGTTCCAGATCCACACTCGGAGAGGAGGGGAGTGAAAATGCGCCCAGAACCTCTAGATTACGACGACTGAAGAGGTCCTGAGGGGGAGAGACAAGCTACAGTAAAGATGCCTGACGCCACAGAGATAGACATGATATTGTGTCAGGCTACATGTTTACCTCACATGGCATGCATTTGTACGCGTGTCACATTTTACTACAACGTCTGTTCTTTTCACATGTGCTGCACACACACGGATCAAATGCCGAACACATTATGGCAATTGATACATGAGCGTTTTCAGTTACGCTTTGTCAAATACTTGAAACAGAGTTTGCCTCCACCCATAAGTAGTGGTGGTCAAGAGAGGCTCGCGAATGAAAGTCAAAAAACCTTTAATTGGAGTTTAGATTTGGTTTTGTGTTAAAGATTGGGGATTTCAGACAGGCAGGAGCCGCGCAGTACGTCATGGCTTTCAGTCTGAAAATACTGGCTCCTACGTGTCTGAAAACTGTCCAGTTTCCCCGCTGAAGCTCTGGTGTGATTGATTGCCGTTTCCAGATTTATTTCATCACCCCATTCTCAAAAATGTAGTTAGAGTTCATTCATATACAATTTGCTCAATACTGAGTTGCTAAGCACCTGAAATGTATCTTTAAATTTGAGGGTATTATGCAGCTTTTGTATTGAACTTGGACCAAATATGTGTGGATATAAGAGCAGTATTGAAATATTAGTGGTTTTATTTTGGAGTAGAAGGACGTCTACGGTATCACAGGTTTAAATGTAGCCGCTGTCGTCGCCCCAAAACTCAACTGGCCCTGGGCCAGATAGAGCACGGGGCAACTAGGGGCCAACTCATACCCCAATGAAAAAGCCCAAGATGTTCCACTTGATGATGCCTGAATACATTACTCccgatttatttttattttactggaatgacattttatgatataaataaatttgtttttccccagaaaaaaagaaatctttgtGGATCATTTTTGTTTAAACAGCCAGCATGAAATAACATGTCGATCTCTGCACATTGTTTTCCTCCCACACAGTCCAGACTGGCTGATGCTCGTGGCAATTTCACATCGAAGGTCTGTCCAACAGTGATGTTACTAATAAAGCAGCACTTCTCTGTCTGTATTAGCGGGTGTAACCTGAGATGAGTCACTCGCAGGAGCCAATTCTGTTCTTATCAAGACAGAGACAACACGGTGGATTAGTGAACCTGACCCTACTGTTTTAAGTCCTTGTACGGTTTAAGAGGTGACGATAATCTCTCGCTTTGGATTTAATCCTTTTAAACAAATTCTGCAGAGACGTAAAATCAGTTCATCTCTACTACGTGGGCTTCTCAGGTCTGCTAGTTTGAAAGGTTATAGTTAAGCCCGCTACTTAACCAGACCAACAAGGGTGACATTGTCTGAGGATCATGAGGAGCGAGGGTATTTTGTCTCCAGGATTGACTTAATACAACGTAATTAGCTGTAAACACATTTGGACAGAGATCTTGCACAAGTCTATGATGTGTCTCCAGCAGCAGTTCCCACGTCAGCTGCATGAGAAGGCGTTCATACGCTCCGACATGTTCGGCTTGATGCATCACAGACTGACTCTTCACTCGCTCTCCAGAACAAAGACAACTTTAATTCTCTTTTCatacaaaatatttaataaatatgacTTTCAAAAATATATTGCCAGATCAACACATAATTCTCAAGTTCATAACACAAAGTCaaaaatagaacaaaatgttGCCATGATCTCAAAAGGGTTAACAAATGAGATAAAACATGTTTGTCTTTTAAGAGcctcactttttttaaaaagaaactaATTTGCACAGAAATGAAGCAGACTCTTGCGGAGCAAGGCAGTGTATTTTATCTGATTCTACAGTGTTCCCATTGCCCCCCGACTGTTCAAGTACTCACGGCCTAGTTTAGGATATTACGCTGACTAAAGCAGATGGGAATTCTGGCGTGTCATGTTGACGTGACTTGCCTTGCAAGTTGGTGGATTTTGACAGCCTCTGAAATGTGTCAATGGGTTGAACTGAAGCCGCTGAAGGATTTTTGTTCCCTTAAGTATTTATCCATTAGTGGCAAGCAATATGTCTGCCACTATGTCCATCCCACGCAGCAGCCGTGATCTTTTGTTGTCCTAACCTCACTTGCCTTCAATCAAGGTCCTGGCAACAAGTAATGAAATGTCAAAtgtgtggaaaaacaaaaaaaaaaaaaagtgtttcagGCCAAAAGTGCCCATCCTTTGTCTTCTTTGAAATTCTTTGAAATTTGGCTTTTATAGAATGAAAATTAAGTCATTGAAAGAAATGGTAGGCTTCCACAGCTATCAAAACCTTCAAACTAGACagaacatataaataaaaaggaatgaTATCTTAAGGCTCTTGATTATTAagttaataaatcaaatatacacaatgattaataaaaaaatgtacatatctACATGTTCTAAATCGACATAAATTCTTCATATTGGCAGCAACGGCTGACATTGAACCcttccctccccctccccctcccaaaaaataaaaataaataataaagttgatctttttttctcatttgacAGTTGCTGAAGTCTAAAGCTGAAAAGGCACTTTCTCCAAACAGAACTGGAAAGAATTCAAACACATACTAAAAATAATTAGCTCTAGCGTTGAACACGTCGGGTAGTTTTAGTCATTGTACAACAATTACACCAGGAGCCCCTTCCATGTGTCcactaaattaaaaaacaagggaaatgaaatgcagaggaggacaCTTTTGCGACTAGTTCTACAGTGAAATGTATACCAGTGCCTTGTGTTTCCAGCCAACCAAAGCAACTGTCACTGCCAGTGTAAGCCAGCTTGTCAAAACTTAAATTAACACGGGGAATATCTGAAAATACTGTGGGGTCACGACTGACACGACAGTTTGCTAACTACACATGCCAAAGCTCCCCCGTTTCACCCACCACCGGGGTGTGAAGGCATAAGGCTTGGTTGCACAGCAACACAGCTGTCTGCTATACAATGTAGTCCATCCTGTTTATGCTGTTTGCTGTCTCCAAGTCTCTGTTGTCCTGTTTATTAGTCCAATTAGGGTGTTTGGATGTGGGGTTGGGTTGGGAGACGGGCGTCTTCTCATCCCTCTCCACCAGTGTGTATGCTGGCTGTTTGGCAAAGCGGCCCTTCTGCAAGTGCCTCTCCTTGTCGTCCTCATCCCCCTCGGGATGATTTGTCCTTATTTTGGCAATGATGGAGTTCTTGTTTTCGTAGTCTTTGATGGCCACCGTGAGGCCCACGTGCTTCTCTATAGGGTTCTTGATCTGGTTCAGCTGCTCCCGCACGTTGTTGGTCGTGTTGTCCTCGGCGCTGACGGCCGTCGTCCCGTTGTGGTTGCTCTGTTTCCGCCGGCGGCGCATGCACCACAGAAAAATGGAGACCAGCACGAGGACCCAGATGACGATGAAGACGGAGCTGAGGAGGGGCACTAGGTAGTCTGACGGAAGAAAAGAAGACGGTCAAAGAGACGCCACGAGTATAAAAGTGAAAAGTCAAACAACACACAAAGGGTTCTATTATATATTACTACGTCAAGCTCGCTAAATTATTAGCATGCTTTTTGCCAGTGCAACCTGACCTCTGAGCCCTGGACAAGGGAGGAGGCTGCTTCTATTTGGCCGTGGCGTCAGTCTGCTGTCACCGCGTTGATGAATGGCGGACACATGCGGGAGTCTTACTACGAGTCCAGCCAGTCGCACTACGAGCCAATCTAAAGCCAGGTAGCCAAGCAGCTCTGCTCTTTCCATCCTGGCTAGAAGCTTTCTAAGCTCCATTACAACTGACATGAGATGGCAGACCTGGGCGGCCTGAGTTATGCGGGAGTTATATTTTTTCACTTCTTTGGTGCTCGGCATCGCCGTCACACTCAAGGGCTTGGCTCGATCTAATCTGATCGTCTCAGAAAAGCAGAATCCTCCCACCCACTGTGTGCAAGTCTGGGAAACTTCACAAGCAACGACCAGAGTTCGGAGGCGGTACATACCAGTTTTGCTGGGGCTTGGCACGCGCACTTCTGCGATGGcggtgatgatggtgttgttCCCATTGCGTTTGCTAACCAGGTCGATTATCCGGTCTGTGATCTCCTTAATGGGGCTCCGGTCCAAACGATGGTCCTCCATAGACTATAAGTGCCAAGAAGAAAGTGAAATCTGTTTAATTGCTCCATCTCGTCTGCCATTAATCGTGTTTACATGCAGTCTACTGATGACACAAAACAAACCAAGCCTATATCAACCACACATCTCATTAGAGCATGTCTTAATGCTGCTAAGAATGTACGCTGCAGGCTATAAATCAAAGAGGATTTTTTGAGTATGTCTGAatagaggcagacagacacatgGCAGACTGGGAGTGGGAGGAGGTACTTACGATGCAGACGTGGATTTCGTTGCTGGCTGAGAATGAGGGGTCACAGGTTATGGACACAGTATGCTCCAAGGAGAAATTCTTCACTACGTACAAGCGCCTCAGCTGCTTACACACATCCTCCACAGTCAAGCTCTGGACACggagaagaagaaatgaagCGAATGTTAACGCACATGGAAAAAGAAACGGCAATCAAGAAGGAAAAAGGAAGAACTGGGCCTGCATTTTGGCAGCAGGTTCAACATGGTTGGGATCCACCTCATTTAGATTAAAAACCACGGGCTTGTATGCTTGTCACAATCTGCTGTCATGCTTGTTAGGCAACTGGCGAGTGATGATCCTATGTGGTGACAGAGTCGCCAGTGGTCCTGTTTAGCTCAAATCCATATGATCCTGAAATTAATCTCGCAGTGCGGTCGGGTTAAGAGGGGATTGGCATGGAGTCGGGAATGCCTGATTCTCAGGAACACCAAAACTTGGATGcagtcaacaaaaaacaaagggagaaaagaaagaaatatccccacattttttccttcctggaacacatttaaatacatgACTGAATTGTTCAGGAGTCTTAAGACGAGAAATCCTTTTGCCCGGGAGGGATGGTTGAGCTCTTCTGAAAACCTGATCTTTCACAGTTTGCTGCTCCCATTCATTTGAAGAGTGGCGGTGGGGGAGAGGCATGAAAAATGACCCCGAAACCCTTTAATTCAATCTCTCCCTCCCTGGTGCCTAGGTAACTCACTTGAGGCATGGTCTCCTTGttgaaggtgaaggtgatgtTGGCGCAGCTGTTGTCCTGGTAACTGGAGCTGGGGTGGCATTTGGTGGGACGCGGGGGAGGGTTGGAGCGCCAGCACTCTCCGAGGCCGAGGCACGGCTTCACGAAGCAGTGGCCCTCCCTGATGGGGATGCAGCTCTGGCCTGAAGGACACCCGCCTCGACCTTTGGCACCCAGGTGGCATGATGGAGGGCCGCACCACATCTGGAGAGAAAAACATGACAGAGGAAACAGTGTTAGGTAATGTCACAGACctttttaattaaacaaatataaaacaggGCTGATGAAGGTCTGTCGGTTCACCACTTTGAACACTAGAGATTCAACACCCAGCTCTAAACCAGACTGTAAGCAGCAGCGGTGGATGAAGCACCTGAAAgccacacttgagtaaaagtacagatatgtaaccagaaaatgactttagtagaagttaaagtcacctattagaatattacttgagtaaaagtctttaagtatcaaaagtaattttctgatattaaatgtacttaagtattgaaagtaaaagtacaagtaaatgctgttaataaaaaagtcagaatttgGGGATTAATGAAGTTTATGGGGCGGTCACACATACGCAAAATTAGTACTTGCCTCCCGTTAACTTCCATTCTACGCGAGcaaaagtgtgaaaaaacaTTTGCCCTTGGACCGTGCCCTTATTATTGCTCTTAATATGTACACCACCTTTAAAATGGAGGCTACATTACActtgaagaaaaacaaggtcTCCAAAACTGAAAGGATTTAAAGAGCAAAATAATAACGGCTTTGAGAGCACTTTGTTTGAGCTTGCCCATCACGTGAATGACGTAACTTGCAAGTTAGGACCACTGAATCGCCAAACCTGCTTGCTTGCAATAGTAACGAGATgttctgataccattttttccttcccgacaccgatacctgaacttgcaaTATCGGCCGATACGGAGTACccatccgataccagcgtgctaaaagatatatatagttattattattattatttaacagctgtttactactgaccatgaatgaatgtgatatgattactatctttgt carries:
- the LOC119496199 gene encoding protein SLX4IP; its protein translation is MAPRKFVIKCGNFAVLVDLHVLPLGGQGDASWFTTDHIEEVTALVRDAVDQRVKQYTESLHNRRQPKQKKELAPASAFFVKGKNFNLVANFLKRHINLRCAVKQLHGDLRVFPERYVVCVSCPEDASAHHGNPSLAATELSEQSRSEYFSRAGETQEPLNSPTKTKKTVLQKIAKQASVMGDGQQIDQRACPKNQRRELEAGESESSPGQEALPEEDHEVPSHSALKEAVAQIGNTRKQGLTREQQTESSPPDSINPNGASVVFCQHEISQETRKSKRCTPSDEGEDPHPQRAKRTCLGRPPATTQTHSSECCTQTSKHDLLPLPPLPPVEAKAESKAFPVSERKKTTLEVELLTPGKRAQRLPLTSNNTAQTNQNRLAASLRGLSVKPASSGSSISSRSTLGEEGSENAPRTSRLRRLKRS